Proteins from a single region of Candidatus Syntrophoarchaeum caldarius:
- a CDS encoding membrane protein NosY precursor, with the protein MNVKGYLVFDLKITEFKYPIELSNPVKTDILAGLSSDTPQKINAGPITLTINSIESHWGEVSKDYTEIITLATIHNDNLIPVAITKLNYLVEMNGIKIGEGSSDVATIIQPKSGATLTFATKLDNKMLDEWWVSHIKNGERTKVKIVLQPVIEVAGERFRFTLAEKESELTTNLLGG; encoded by the coding sequence ATGAATGTAAAGGGCTACCTGGTCTTCGACCTCAAAATTACAGAATTTAAGTATCCCATCGAGCTATCAAATCCAGTAAAAACGGACATACTGGCTGGATTAAGCTCAGACACACCACAGAAGATTAATGCTGGCCCCATCACTTTAACGATCAACTCGATTGAATCCCACTGGGGAGAAGTCAGCAAAGATTACACCGAAATCATAACCTTGGCCACAATCCACAATGACAATTTGATTCCAGTAGCGATAACGAAGCTCAACTACCTGGTTGAGATGAACGGAATTAAGATTGGTGAAGGCTCGAGTGATGTAGCGACAATCATACAGCCAAAATCCGGGGCAACACTCACGTTTGCTACGAAACTCGACAACAAAATGCTTGACGAGTGGTGGGTCAGCCATATAAAGAATGGAGAGAGGACAAAAGTCAAAATCGTTTTACAACCGGTGATTGAAGTCGCTGGTGAGAGATTCAGGTTCACCTTGGCTGAGAAGGAGTCAGAGCTTACAACTAACCTGCTTGGTGGTTAG
- a CDS encoding transposase gives MKFEELTDEEWELIEPLLPPPAPTGRPRADDRKTLNSIFYVLTTGCKWMDMPGEYGSYVTAWRRFRRWQEEGVWDAM, from the coding sequence ATGAAATTTGAGGAATTGACTGATGAGGAATGGGAGCTTATCGAACCACTCCTTCCACCACCCGCTCCAACAGGAAGACCGAGAGCAGATGACAGGAAAACGCTCAACAGCATCTTTTATGTCCTCACAACAGGATGTAAATGGATGGATATGCCAGGAGAATATGGATCTTATGTCACCGCATGGAGAAGGTTCAGAAGATGGCAGGAAGAGGGTGTGTGGGATGCAATGTAG